Proteins found in one Dehalococcoidales bacterium genomic segment:
- the mutS gene encoding DNA mismatch repair protein MutS: MKDNPTPIRQQYLRIKQQYPHAILFFRLGDFYETFDEDAKITARELEIVLTTRSMGKNYKIPMAGIPHHALDDYLAKLIKRGYKVALCEQITKPGETKGIVERDVVRLVTPGTVIEPELLEGKANNYLAAIITNGETAGIAYVDITTSEFATAQIHIDNLKTELERLQPAEIVIPQGATLPEIGINPTVSHIENYYFEFEVARKTLLDHFEASTLEGYGCAGLPSATQAAGAVLHYLKQTQKGVVKQITHLSTYNPSLFMTLDNTTQFNLELFKSAVSGNIGGSLLSIIDLTKTSMGGRMLKRWLGQPLLNLQELTIRQDATEWFLNDNISRRQFINELANITDLERLTNRIRANIAMPQELIALKHSLETVPRLLQIFESIDFMPVEWLKNKLKPQPELISLIEESIEEPPTSSLGDGGVIRRGFSEELDKLRTASKDAGQYLTNLEKEEREKTGIKSLKVGYNRVFGYYIEVSQSNLQQVPERYIRKQTLVGGERFFTPELKEYESVILNAKDRINELETDIFRRVCRQVADYGGALLALANTIAEIDLFSAFAEVAVRNNYARPELNEGNQIIIKQGRHPVVESNLKQGEFIPNDVTLSNDDAQLIILTGPNMAGKSTYLKQIAVIVLMAQIGSFVPAEKAVIGLVDRIFTRIGAREDLASGQSTFMVEMVETANILNNATSKSLLILDEIGRGTSTYDGMAIARAVVEYIHNHKGLGAKTLFATHYHELVRLADYLPRVRNFNVGVAEDAGNVIFLHRIIPGGVDKSYGIHVAKLAGMPKTVIRRADEVLAELESESIKSASAKSEKQEPHPQLSLFGVKPEVVEELEKLDIDSLTPLEALNKLYKLQKKAKG, encoded by the coding sequence ATGAAGGATAATCCGACACCTATTCGTCAACAATACCTCAGAATAAAACAACAATATCCCCATGCCATCCTTTTTTTTAGGCTGGGGGATTTTTACGAAACATTTGATGAAGACGCCAAAATAACGGCGCGCGAACTGGAAATTGTGTTAACGACCCGCAGTATGGGTAAAAACTACAAAATCCCGATGGCCGGAATCCCCCACCATGCCCTTGACGATTATTTGGCAAAACTGATTAAACGCGGTTATAAAGTTGCCCTCTGTGAGCAAATTACCAAACCGGGAGAAACAAAAGGAATTGTTGAACGCGATGTCGTAAGACTGGTCACCCCCGGAACGGTTATTGAGCCCGAGCTTTTGGAAGGGAAAGCCAATAACTACTTGGCGGCAATTATAACAAACGGAGAAACAGCCGGTATCGCCTATGTCGATATTACCACCAGCGAGTTTGCAACTGCGCAGATTCATATCGATAACCTTAAAACCGAACTGGAACGCTTACAACCGGCGGAAATTGTAATTCCGCAAGGAGCGACTTTACCGGAAATCGGGATTAACCCAACTGTTAGCCATATTGAAAATTATTACTTTGAATTCGAAGTAGCCCGTAAGACCCTGCTTGACCATTTTGAGGCAAGTACACTTGAGGGGTACGGCTGCGCCGGATTACCGTCGGCAACCCAAGCTGCCGGGGCTGTATTGCACTACCTCAAGCAAACACAAAAGGGCGTTGTAAAACAAATAACGCATCTTTCAACTTACAACCCCTCGCTTTTTATGACGCTGGATAACACCACACAATTCAATTTGGAGCTTTTTAAAAGTGCGGTTTCGGGTAATATCGGCGGTTCGCTGCTCTCAATTATTGATTTAACCAAAACATCAATGGGCGGGCGAATGCTGAAGCGTTGGCTGGGGCAGCCGTTATTGAATTTACAAGAATTAACAATCAGACAAGACGCCACCGAATGGTTTTTAAACGATAATATCTCAAGGCGGCAATTTATTAACGAACTGGCAAATATAACCGACCTTGAGCGCTTAACAAACCGCATCCGCGCAAATATTGCAATGCCGCAGGAGTTAATCGCCCTAAAACACAGCCTTGAAACCGTCCCCAGGCTTTTGCAAATATTTGAAAGCATTGATTTTATGCCGGTGGAGTGGCTAAAAAACAAACTCAAGCCGCAACCGGAGTTAATCTCGCTTATTGAGGAATCGATTGAAGAACCGCCGACATCGTCTTTGGGAGACGGAGGGGTAATCAGGCGCGGTTTCTCCGAAGAGCTTGATAAACTGCGCACAGCTTCCAAGGACGCCGGACAGTACCTCACTAACCTCGAAAAAGAGGAACGCGAGAAAACCGGAATTAAATCGCTTAAAGTCGGATACAATCGCGTCTTTGGTTACTACATTGAGGTTTCCCAATCCAACTTGCAACAGGTACCGGAGAGATATATCCGCAAACAAACGCTCGTTGGCGGGGAGAGATTTTTTACGCCCGAATTAAAGGAATACGAATCGGTTATCTTAAATGCCAAGGACAGAATTAACGAACTGGAAACGGATATCTTCAGACGCGTTTGCCGGCAAGTTGCCGATTACGGTGGGGCTTTACTGGCTCTTGCCAATACAATTGCCGAGATTGACCTCTTTTCTGCCTTTGCCGAAGTAGCCGTTCGTAATAATTACGCCAGACCCGAGCTTAACGAAGGTAATCAAATCATTATCAAACAGGGCAGACATCCGGTTGTCGAAAGTAACCTCAAGCAAGGCGAGTTTATCCCGAATGACGTGACGCTTTCCAACGATGATGCTCAATTAATTATCCTAACCGGCCCCAATATGGCCGGGAAATCGACCTATCTAAAGCAAATTGCCGTGATTGTTTTAATGGCGCAAATCGGCAGTTTTGTTCCGGCTGAAAAAGCCGTTATCGGGCTGGTCGATCGTATTTTTACCCGAATCGGCGCCCGCGAAGATTTGGCGTCCGGCCAATCAACTTTTATGGTTGAAATGGTTGAAACCGCCAATATTTTAAACAACGCCACCTCTAAATCACTGCTTATATTGGATGAAATCGGGCGCGGTACCAGCACTTACGATGGAATGGCGATTGCCCGCGCCGTGGTGGAATATATTCATAACCATAAAGGATTGGGAGCCAAAACCCTTTTTGCCACCCATTACCATGAACTTGTGCGGCTTGCCGATTATCTTCCGCGGGTAAGAAATTTTAATGTTGGCGTTGCCGAAGACGCCGGAAACGTTATCTTTTTACACCGCATTATCCCCGGGGGAGTGGATAAGAGTTACGGGATACATGTCGCAAAGCTGGCGGGGATGCCAAAGACCGTTATCCGCCGCGCCGATGAAGTCCTTGCTGAACTGGAGTCCGAGAGTATCAAAAGCGCTTCCGCTAAATCCGAAAAACAAGAACCCCACCCCCAGCTTTCCTTGTTTGGGGTAAAACCGGAGGTCGTGGAAGAGCTTGAGAAGTTGGATATAGATTCGCTAACCCCATTGGAAGCGCTTAATAAACTCTACAAACTGCAGAAAAAAGCAAAGGGGTAG
- a CDS encoding HAD family hydrolase has translation MKYKLVAVDVDGTLVDKNGKVSQVDILAIAKAQSKGIQVSLATGRVIKACRRIIEEVSLGGHHIFYDGAVVTDPVADDTVYIKTINEGVLRRAIEFARANEIYLELYTTEKFYAERTNWSDVVHRNYFGVDPIIEDLDKICECHKIVKAELISRSKQEDAQIEMFKNEFNGLLRFSSAHSPAHPDIEFVNIVDPLVSKGEALRALGEHLQIKKEEILAIGDGLNDLPLFEAAGTRVAMKNAYDVLKAEADDITNDVENGGVAAAIEKYILNSRF, from the coding sequence ATGAAATACAAATTAGTGGCAGTGGACGTTGATGGGACGTTGGTCGATAAAAACGGGAAGGTTTCCCAAGTTGATATTTTGGCAATTGCCAAAGCGCAATCAAAGGGTATTCAGGTTTCGCTGGCAACGGGGAGGGTTATCAAGGCTTGTCGCCGCATAATTGAAGAGGTTTCTCTTGGCGGGCATCATATTTTCTACGACGGAGCCGTTGTTACCGACCCGGTTGCAGATGACACCGTTTACATTAAAACAATTAACGAGGGCGTGCTGCGAAGGGCAATCGAATTTGCGCGCGCAAACGAAATTTATTTAGAGCTTTATACGACCGAAAAGTTCTACGCCGAGCGGACAAACTGGTCGGATGTTGTCCATCGCAATTATTTTGGGGTGGATCCGATTATCGAAGATTTGGATAAAATCTGTGAGTGTCACAAAATTGTTAAGGCCGAACTGATTTCACGCAGTAAACAGGAAGATGCTCAAATTGAGATGTTTAAAAATGAATTCAACGGCCTTTTGCGCTTTTCGTCCGCACACTCTCCGGCGCACCCCGATATTGAGTTTGTAAACATTGTTGATCCGCTTGTTTCCAAAGGAGAGGCCTTGCGGGCTTTGGGCGAGCATTTGCAAATCAAAAAGGAAGAAATTCTGGCAATCGGGGACGGGCTTAACGATTTACCCCTTTTTGAAGCGGCCGGAACACGGGTTGCAATGAAAAATGCCTACGATGTTTTAAAGGCAGAGGCCGATGATATAACAAATGATGTGGAAAATGGCGGGGTGGCGGCGGCAATCGAGAAATATATCCTCAACAGCCGATTTTAG
- the uvrC gene encoding excinuclease ABC subunit UvrC — translation MGNNTLAEKMERLPENPGVYIMRNSEGTIIYVGKAINLKNRVRSYFAESTEQSFKITHMVPRIDDIEYFITASEEEALILELNLIKRHKPFYNIRLKDDKTFPYLKISTNEEYARVQITRRLEEDGARYFGPFASAYSIRQTLKTIKEIFPFRPCTKDLSRKITRPCLEYYIHKCPAPCIRAISKEEYDKAIQKLILFLEGKQEKVVKELEANMKEAVSKLEYEKAAMIRDRIKAIKEVINCQKLAITVQGEQDVIAFAQEKDAAYAQIFFIRGGKIIGREGFALKGVQSEEPIQVMTDFVKQFYSSAAYIPSLIVLQYPILDKGVIEGWLSKKKGASVKTQSPLKGNKKQLIETVALNAALGLKELMIKQISSQNNLGAALEELQQVLKTEGLPLRIEGYDISNIQGKDAVGSMVVFEKGRPKTALYRHFKIKTLEQPNDFAMMQEVIRRRFGRFKKTGEEAADNWSKMPDLVLIDGGKGQLSAVTAVLAEIGVELPALIGLAEENEEIFLPGISKPIILAKNSPALQLLQRVRDEAHRFAIGYHHHLHKKKTFVSALDGVPGIGPARKKALLKEFGTVAEIKTATFEELTSVKGITPLLAQKIKELL, via the coding sequence TTGGGTAATAACACTTTAGCCGAAAAAATGGAGCGCCTGCCCGAAAACCCCGGCGTTTACATTATGCGTAACAGCGAAGGCACGATTATTTATGTCGGTAAGGCAATCAATTTAAAGAATCGTGTCAGGTCTTATTTTGCCGAGTCAACGGAACAGAGCTTTAAAATTACGCATATGGTTCCGCGTATTGATGACATCGAATATTTTATAACGGCCTCCGAGGAGGAGGCCTTAATCCTTGAACTTAACCTAATCAAAAGGCATAAGCCCTTTTATAATATCAGGCTTAAAGACGATAAAACCTTCCCCTATTTAAAAATATCAACCAATGAGGAATACGCCAGGGTTCAAATTACCCGCAGGCTGGAAGAAGACGGCGCCCGTTATTTCGGCCCGTTTGCAAGCGCCTATTCAATCAGGCAAACATTAAAAACCATTAAAGAGATTTTCCCTTTCCGTCCTTGCACCAAAGATTTATCCCGTAAAATTACGCGGCCCTGTTTGGAATATTACATCCATAAATGCCCGGCACCGTGCATCAGAGCCATTTCCAAAGAAGAGTATGATAAAGCCATTCAAAAATTAATCCTCTTTTTGGAAGGCAAGCAGGAAAAGGTTGTTAAAGAGCTTGAAGCGAACATGAAAGAAGCCGTTTCGAAATTGGAATACGAAAAAGCGGCAATGATTAGGGATCGCATTAAAGCCATCAAAGAGGTTATCAACTGCCAAAAACTGGCAATAACCGTTCAAGGCGAACAGGATGTAATCGCTTTCGCGCAAGAAAAAGACGCCGCATACGCACAGATATTTTTTATCCGCGGCGGTAAAATTATCGGCAGAGAGGGTTTTGCTCTTAAAGGGGTTCAATCCGAAGAACCGATACAGGTAATGACCGATTTCGTAAAGCAGTTCTATTCATCCGCCGCCTACATCCCCTCGTTAATCGTTCTGCAATACCCGATTTTGGATAAAGGTGTAATCGAAGGCTGGCTTAGTAAGAAAAAAGGCGCAAGCGTAAAAACCCAATCCCCGCTAAAGGGGAATAAAAAACAACTGATTGAAACGGTTGCTCTAAACGCCGCGCTGGGATTAAAAGAATTAATGATTAAGCAAATATCAAGCCAGAATAACCTTGGCGCCGCATTGGAAGAATTACAGCAAGTCCTTAAAACGGAGGGGTTGCCGCTGCGTATCGAAGGCTATGATATTTCCAATATACAGGGAAAAGATGCCGTCGGCAGTATGGTTGTTTTTGAAAAAGGACGCCCCAAAACAGCGCTTTACCGCCATTTTAAGATTAAAACATTAGAGCAGCCCAACGATTTTGCGATGATGCAAGAAGTAATCAGAAGACGCTTTGGCAGATTCAAAAAAACGGGAGAAGAGGCTGCGGATAATTGGAGTAAAATGCCCGACCTTGTGCTTATCGACGGCGGAAAAGGACAACTCAGCGCGGTTACCGCTGTTTTAGCGGAAATTGGGGTTGAACTTCCGGCGCTAATCGGTTTAGCGGAAGAAAACGAAGAAATATTTCTCCCCGGCATTTCAAAACCGATTATTTTAGCTAAAAACTCACCCGCATTACAGTTACTGCAGCGGGTCAGAGACGAAGCCCACCGTTTTGCAATCGGCTATCATCATCACCTGCACAAGAAAAAAACCTTTGTTTCTGCACTCGACGGCGTACCGGGAATAGGCCCCGCACGCAAGAAAGCCCTGCTTAAAGAATTCGGAACGGTAGCCGAAATTAAAACGGCGACATTCGAAGAGTTAACCTCAGTTAAAGGCATTACTCCGCTACTGGCACAAAAAATAAAAGAACTGCTTTAA
- the xerD gene encoding site-specific tyrosine recombinase XerD — protein MREDLDSFLNYLTVEKGFSVNTVEAYRNDLLQLLDFAERESAGKDVIPSWEGFNRQSMLSYVLSLKERKYAVTTTARKIAVAKSFFGFMLSEGKLKENPTDNVSSPKVGKPLPEALSISQVRNLIEQPAKLATPDAKRDRAMLELLYASGMRVTELISLNLGDIDIENNFVRCFGKGSKERMIPIYPQAAKVIDEYIKDVRPIWAHRDTERALFLNQRGERLTRQGLWQILKNYAKDAGLDKQVTPHTLRHSFATHMLSGGADLRSVQELLGHANISTTQIYTHLTSEYVRKTYEKAHPRAK, from the coding sequence GTGAGAGAAGATCTTGATAGCTTTTTAAATTACCTTACTGTAGAAAAAGGCTTTTCGGTTAATACTGTTGAAGCATACCGTAATGACCTGCTGCAGCTTTTGGATTTTGCCGAAAGGGAAAGTGCCGGTAAAGACGTAATCCCATCGTGGGAGGGTTTTAACAGGCAGAGTATGCTAAGTTATGTGTTAAGCCTTAAAGAAAGAAAGTACGCGGTAACAACTACTGCCCGCAAAATTGCGGTGGCCAAGTCCTTTTTCGGGTTTATGTTGTCTGAAGGCAAATTAAAGGAAAATCCGACGGATAACGTAAGCTCACCGAAAGTGGGTAAACCGCTCCCCGAAGCGCTTTCGATAAGCCAGGTACGCAATTTAATCGAACAGCCGGCTAAGCTCGCTACCCCCGATGCCAAGCGTGACCGTGCGATGCTTGAACTTCTTTACGCCAGCGGGATGAGGGTTACCGAACTGATTTCTTTAAATCTCGGCGATATTGATATCGAGAATAATTTTGTGCGCTGTTTTGGCAAGGGAAGCAAAGAGAGAATGATTCCGATTTATCCCCAAGCGGCGAAAGTTATTGATGAGTATATTAAGGATGTGCGTCCGATATGGGCACACAGAGATACAGAGAGGGCCTTGTTCTTAAACCAAAGAGGGGAACGTTTAACAAGGCAGGGTTTGTGGCAGATATTGAAAAATTACGCCAAAGATGCGGGGCTGGATAAACAAGTTACCCCGCACACTTTAAGGCATAGCTTTGCCACCCATATGCTAAGCGGCGGCGCGGACCTGCGGTCGGTTCAGGAATTATTGGGGCATGCCAATATCTCTACTACTCAGATTTATACCCATTTAACCTCGGAGTATGTCCGAAAAACCTATGAAAAAGCCCATCCGAGGGCTAAGTAA
- a CDS encoding protein-L-isoaspartate(D-aspartate) O-methyltransferase, whose amino-acid sequence MDYEAAGNALVDDLKRHIKDAQVLEAMLRVPRELFIPQEVKHLAYEDRPLSIGRGQTISQPYIVALMTEALGLIGKEKVLELGTGSGYQTAILAELAEFVVSVERIPEFAVSARERLSVLGYKNIDVQIAEPNIGWQAGAPYDAIIVTAAAPFIPEKLLDQLAIGGRMVIPVGSRYEQNLYKVTKHKDKNEIRDLGGCRFVSLIGEDAWDEE is encoded by the coding sequence ATGGATTATGAGGCAGCCGGAAATGCGCTGGTTGATGATTTAAAACGTCATATTAAGGATGCGCAAGTCTTAGAGGCAATGTTGCGTGTTCCGCGGGAGCTTTTTATCCCACAGGAAGTAAAACATCTGGCTTACGAAGACAGGCCTCTATCTATTGGCAGAGGGCAAACGATTTCACAACCTTATATTGTGGCCCTGATGACCGAAGCCTTGGGGCTTATCGGTAAGGAAAAAGTTCTGGAACTGGGGACAGGCAGCGGATATCAAACCGCGATTTTAGCCGAATTGGCGGAATTTGTGGTTAGTGTGGAACGCATTCCGGAATTTGCCGTATCAGCCCGGGAAAGGCTGAGTGTACTTGGATATAAGAATATTGATGTTCAGATAGCCGAACCGAATATTGGCTGGCAGGCCGGAGCGCCGTATGATGCGATAATCGTTACCGCCGCCGCTCCGTTTATTCCGGAAAAACTCCTGGATCAATTGGCAATTGGGGGAAGGATGGTAATACCGGTGGGTTCTCGTTACGAACAAAACTTATACAAAGTAACTAAACATAAAGATAAAAACGAAATCCGGGATTTGGGTGGTTGCCGTTTTGTGTCTCTTATCGGGGAAGATGCCTGGGATGAAGAATAA
- a CDS encoding stage II sporulation protein M, translating to MKNNSEFFETGVTPVPFWHNFPDLGIKKWIIISSLLFTLGLVVGVFTPGVDLFSSLENLTEIADDVAVLSPLGLFIFFVVNNIFKVVMSFILSSLLCIFPLVSLILNGWLISGVGHLIVEQYSFGFFMMGIIPHGIFEIPALIIGQAAALSFGCMAIASIFSSEKRAKLLPNFRENVKYLGVAAGLLVIAAVVEAFITPSILNLFI from the coding sequence ATGAAGAATAACAGTGAATTTTTCGAAACAGGCGTGACGCCGGTGCCGTTTTGGCACAATTTCCCGGATTTGGGTATCAAAAAATGGATTATCATCTCCTCATTACTTTTTACTTTGGGATTAGTTGTCGGTGTTTTTACCCCGGGCGTTGATTTATTCTCAAGTTTGGAAAACCTTACGGAAATTGCCGATGATGTCGCAGTTCTCTCCCCGCTCGGGTTGTTCATCTTTTTTGTGGTCAACAACATTTTTAAAGTGGTCATGTCTTTTATCCTCAGCTCTTTGCTTTGCATTTTCCCCTTGGTTTCATTGATATTAAACGGCTGGCTGATATCGGGTGTCGGCCATTTGATAGTTGAACAATACTCATTCGGTTTTTTTATGATGGGAATAATTCCGCACGGGATTTTTGAGATTCCCGCGCTTATTATCGGTCAAGCCGCCGCATTAAGTTTTGGTTGTATGGCGATTGCATCGATATTCAGTTCTGAAAAAAGGGCCAAGCTGCTCCCTAATTTCCGCGAAAACGTCAAATATCTTGGTGTTGCCGCCGGGTTATTGGTAATTGCAGCCGTAGTTGAAGCGTTTATTACTCCGTCAATATTGAATCTGTTTATATAA
- the fusA gene encoding elongation factor G — protein MKQYQPENIRNVVLLSHSGAGKTTLAEAMLFNAGVINRLGKVDAGTTASDFEQDEIKRRISISTTILPYEWNSHKINILDTPGFSDFAGEVEAAVRVCEGAVIVASASSGIEVGLEKAWSYCEKNNLARIFYINKMDRENANFDKITGEIQSKFGTKCTPVQMPVGAHTDFEGVVSLIAMKYYPGEKGEETDIPAEVKAQADALREKMVESIAETDDSLMEKYLNGEELSEVELLDTLKKAIESGQLFPILAGSALQNVAVNRLMNVIDEYLPSPNGAEIKTTEDSAVQDIKIAADGPLGALVFKTSADPYVGKLTYFKVFSGELESNSQVWNANQASIERIGQLFLVRGKTQEPVAKIGAGDMGAVAKLTITATGDTLCMQEKQVKIVPASYPKTLFTVAVLPKTKADVDKMGPSLTRLTEEDPTLRVYRDPDTGETIMAGLGETQLEVAAEKMMRKFNVGVDLKTPKVPYKETITKAAKGEYKHKKQTGGHGQYGHVILELEPIHEGGENEFENKVVGGTIPKNYIPAVEKGVQDALKEGVLAGYSIVNVRTLVMDGSFHPVDSSEICFKIAGSGAFKRAMAEGNPILLEPIVNLKITIPGDNTGDIIGDLNTKRARVQGMNPDGDFNVVDAQVPLAEILRYAIDLKSMTQGRGTFSYDFDHYEEVPAHVAQKVIEEAEAEKQKLAEGKA, from the coding sequence ATGAAACAGTATCAACCGGAAAATATTCGTAATGTAGTTTTGCTGTCGCACAGCGGGGCCGGGAAGACAACGCTGGCAGAGGCAATGTTATTTAATGCCGGGGTGATAAACCGCCTGGGGAAGGTTGACGCCGGCACTACCGCTTCGGACTTTGAACAAGACGAAATAAAACGCAGAATAAGTATCAGCACAACGATATTGCCCTACGAGTGGAACAGCCATAAAATCAATATTTTGGATACGCCGGGTTTCTCCGATTTTGCAGGAGAAGTTGAGGCTGCCGTTCGTGTTTGTGAGGGGGCGGTTATTGTTGCTTCGGCCTCTTCGGGGATTGAAGTCGGGTTGGAAAAGGCTTGGTCTTATTGCGAAAAGAATAATTTGGCAAGAATTTTTTACATCAATAAAATGGATCGTGAAAATGCCAATTTCGATAAAATAACCGGCGAGATTCAATCCAAATTCGGTACCAAATGTACCCCCGTACAGATGCCGGTTGGAGCACACACCGATTTCGAAGGCGTTGTTAGCCTGATTGCAATGAAATATTACCCCGGAGAAAAGGGCGAAGAAACCGATATTCCGGCGGAAGTTAAGGCCCAAGCCGATGCTTTGCGCGAGAAGATGGTAGAGTCTATCGCCGAAACCGACGACAGTTTGATGGAAAAATACTTAAACGGCGAGGAATTAAGCGAAGTTGAACTGTTGGATACGCTTAAAAAAGCAATCGAATCGGGGCAATTATTCCCGATTTTAGCCGGTTCGGCCCTGCAAAATGTTGCGGTAAATCGCCTAATGAACGTAATCGATGAATATCTGCCGTCGCCAAACGGTGCGGAGATTAAAACCACGGAAGATTCAGCTGTTCAAGATATCAAAATCGCTGCCGACGGCCCTTTGGGGGCGTTGGTATTTAAGACCAGCGCGGATCCTTACGTTGGCAAACTAACCTATTTCAAGGTCTTTTCGGGAGAGCTTGAAAGCAACTCGCAGGTTTGGAACGCCAATCAGGCCAGTATTGAAAGAATCGGCCAGCTCTTCTTGGTAAGGGGCAAAACACAGGAACCGGTAGCCAAAATAGGCGCCGGTGATATGGGTGCGGTTGCCAAGCTTACGATAACAGCAACCGGCGATACCCTTTGCATGCAAGAGAAACAAGTTAAAATCGTTCCGGCCTCATATCCCAAAACACTTTTTACGGTTGCGGTGTTACCTAAAACCAAGGCCGATGTTGATAAAATGGGTCCGTCTTTAACCAGATTAACCGAAGAAGACCCGACACTGAGGGTCTATCGCGACCCCGATACCGGTGAAACCATTATGGCCGGGCTCGGTGAAACTCAACTTGAGGTTGCCGCCGAGAAAATGATGCGCAAGTTCAATGTCGGTGTTGATTTGAAAACCCCCAAAGTCCCTTATAAAGAAACAATTACTAAAGCGGCTAAGGGCGAATATAAGCATAAAAAACAAACCGGCGGACACGGTCAGTACGGTCATGTGATACTTGAATTAGAGCCGATTCACGAGGGCGGCGAGAATGAATTTGAAAACAAGGTAGTCGGCGGTACTATCCCCAAAAACTACATACCGGCGGTTGAAAAAGGCGTACAAGATGCCCTTAAAGAGGGTGTTTTAGCGGGGTATTCGATAGTAAATGTTAGAACCTTGGTAATGGACGGTAGTTTCCACCCGGTTGATTCTTCGGAAATCTGCTTTAAGATTGCCGGTTCGGGGGCTTTTAAGAGGGCAATGGCCGAGGGTAATCCGATTTTACTTGAGCCGATTGTAAACTTAAAAATAACTATCCCCGGCGATAACACGGGTGATATTATCGGTGACCTTAACACCAAACGCGCAAGGGTACAGGGCATGAACCCCGACGGTGATTTTAACGTGGTTGATGCTCAGGTTCCTTTGGCGGAGATTTTGCGCTACGCAATCGATTTGAAATCAATGACGCAGGGCAGAGGCACCTTTAGTTACGATTTTGACCATTACGAAGAAGTTCCTGCCCATGTCGCTCAAAAAGTGATTGAAGAGGCTGAGGCTGAAAAACAGAAATTGGCGGAAGGAAAGGCCTAG
- the prmC gene encoding peptide chain release factor N(5)-glutamine methyltransferase, translated as MIVRECLQQGAAKLSEQKVEDAALESEILLRHVLGFDRVRLYQNPEQELLPPELNLFWDLINRRISGEPSAYIIDNKEFYGLDFYVQKGVLIPRPETEHLVDKALELSKRYPNPVIADIGTGSGAIAVSLASKIAQAKIYAIDISLDALMVADINCHKHNVNKKVALLNGNLLEPLPEKADIIAANLPYVRTEDVPAVRSEPELALDGGEDGLDVIRLLCGQVEEKINDGGHLLLEIGLGQRDAVIGLLKVIPCIKNIAIIPDLRGIDRIIHTAFR; from the coding sequence ATGATTGTAAGGGAATGCCTTCAACAGGGCGCTGCCAAGCTGTCGGAGCAGAAAGTTGAAGACGCCGCGCTTGAAAGTGAAATCCTATTAAGGCATGTATTAGGTTTTGACAGGGTTCGGCTCTATCAAAACCCCGAGCAGGAGTTGTTGCCGCCGGAATTAAACTTGTTTTGGGATTTAATTAACCGCCGGATTAGCGGCGAACCCAGCGCATACATTATCGATAACAAAGAATTTTACGGTCTTGATTTTTATGTTCAAAAAGGGGTTTTAATCCCCAGGCCGGAAACCGAGCACTTGGTTGATAAGGCACTGGAGCTCAGTAAAAGATACCCAAACCCTGTTATTGCCGATATCGGAACCGGAAGCGGAGCGATTGCGGTTAGCTTAGCAAGCAAAATAGCGCAGGCAAAAATCTACGCAATCGATATTTCTTTGGATGCTTTAATGGTTGCCGATATCAACTGCCATAAACATAACGTTAACAAAAAGGTAGCGCTTTTAAACGGTAACCTGCTCGAACCTCTGCCTGAAAAAGCCGATATTATTGCCGCGAACCTGCCTTATGTCCGCACGGAAGATGTGCCTGCGGTCCGCTCTGAACCTGAGTTGGCATTGGACGGCGGTGAAGACGGGCTGGATGTAATCCGGCTTTTATGCGGGCAAGTTGAAGAAAAAATAAACGACGGCGGGCATTTGTTACTTGAAATCGGGTTGGGGCAAAGGGATGCCGTTATTGGTTTGCTTAAAGTAATTCCCTGTATTAAAAATATTGCAATTATCCCCGATTTAAGAGGGATAGACCGCATAATTCATACTGCTTTTCGGTAG